Sequence from the Numida meleagris isolate 19003 breed g44 Domestic line chromosome 2, NumMel1.0, whole genome shotgun sequence genome:
CTTCATTTTACCTAAGAATGGAGATGCCTTCTAATTGCCTGACCATTCTAGGCAACCAGTCGCCCTCACAGACCAGCACTTTGCCCTCTCCAGGTTTGCTATCGTTGAACTCTTACCTAAATTACACCAGAAATAGGGGTGGTGCTGGTCATATCTCTGCCAGTTTCCAGCCAATACTCAGACCACCCCTGTGCACGTGGCAGAAGGACGCACACCACTGCCCCAGTCATACCCCGTGTTCTGGGGAAATGAAATTGATTTTGAATCATTGCCTCTAAAACAGTCTATGAAGCAGAcatatctaaaaataaatggagcaAAGGCTTGTTAACACCTACCACTGTGCCTCTTcagggcagagaggagcagccTTTGGATATTTCTGCCTCCCACGAGCAGAACAGGATGGTGCCTCTAAATACAGCTCATGACATAACCTGGTTCAGAGCCCATTGTGCAAAAATAATTGGATATTATGCCTGATATCCATCAGGGTGGGCCGTTCAGTGCCACAGCTGAatactttcaaaacaaactttCCTGTCCAAAAGCACTCCCTGTGAGACCTCAAACCaatgggcagcagcagaaggaaaagcttttcctcccctttctcctCTGAACAGGTCCCACGTGAGCATCTGCTGAGATCACTCCTTCGTAATTTAATATCCCCATTTCGGCTTCCACCTTGGGAGCTTCAGTTACAACAAGCGATGCCGCTGGAGAGAGCAGCTCAGAGCCCCGTGGTACAGCCTGAGGCCCAGGGTCTGGGTGCAGAGCTCGAGCCCTGTCACTACACTCCGTTATCCCTGGGGAGCTGGATTCActttgcacagcagctgccccacaTTCCCCTGCCGAAcgcctcctgccccacacctgcacCCAGACACTTACAGGCGGTCGTAGCACAGCACCGAATCCAAGgtcttctctccctctttcagCTCCTTCCCTCCGACCACAAAAATGGAGTTTTCTGCCTCTCCCAGGCCAAAAAGGCAGCGAGGGGAGGGCAAGGGGGGCATCCCCAGCCAGTCTGAGTCTAGGTGGTcatactgaaacaaaacataaggTCATTAGCGTGCACATTCCCCAAGAATCCAGAGGCTCAGAGCAGCATCTATTCCCACTCACAGCTTGTCACAGGGACGTGTTCTGCTCTATTGACCAAAGCTTTGACTTGGAACAAGTTTGGTCATCTTTGGGTGGGAGATTCCCATGCTGGACTTACAAAAGATAGTTCCTCAGCCAGTGAAGAGCAGAATGCTTTCTCCTCCCACCAGTTCTCCTTCTTGATGGCAAAGAACAGTCAGTGggttcttcctctgcttctcagGATACTGGTGTCTTCTACCACCTCATTGTGTGAATGAAATGCGTGTGCTTCTATCTGCACAAAAGCCCTTTACACAATACCTGTCTACCCAATATCTACAGGGCACAATGAAGCAGaatagaatcattcaggttgggaAAGATCTCcgagatcaccaagtccaaccccaacccatccctaccatgcccactgaccatgtccctcactgccacatctccatggttctggaacacctccagggaatCCTTGGGCGTCTGTGGATCAAGGCAAAGCCccaccagaaaacaaaaagccatgACAGGTTATGAGacagcatggggctgggggctcttTGGACACTGAAGTGCTTAGTGTGAACTGTAAAATGGGTCAACATTTTTAAGACAGCTTGGCGATAGAGGAGGAACATCACGGGTTGAGTCCGGAGTGACCTCCTGCAGCCGTCTGGTGGAAccctgcaggaggaagctgcGATGGAGCACTGCCTGGAGGACTGTTTTCTATGGGCTCAGGCCAAGGAGCCGCAGCTTGTTGGGTTGCCTCCAAAGCGTTGGTCTCAGCTGGGTGCCTGTGATCGTTGTCCCTTGGTGAGCTGTGGTCCACGTTTGTGTTATTTATAGCGCAGGCCTGAGCAGCCCCGTCACCAAGAGAGTTCCTGCTTCTCGATGGGTTTGGTATTGTTTTCAAAGCATAAATCTCAGAAGTGACAAATAAAGGATACCGTTTTCCATCTGGAATGTCAATGGAATCGTTCTGTTCCTGCCAAAATCTGCAAGGCCTCTGGGATTTATCAGCACTGAGATATATTGATGCTTGTCCTTAAGTGTAAACTAACCCTGACCGAAGGAGGAACTTGAAATTGGGGAGGATAGAAACAGAGTCAGAAGGTGTAAGAGGATGCTGCATTATACAAGGGTTCATCGTACAGCTGCCGGCCTACATCCTAGTGAAGCTCCAGCTGAAAAAGGCTCAGAACATCTAGTTCATACAGGAACCTACATAAGGGCAATGATGAAAACAGGTTGAAGGGGCCTCCCGATATCTCCCATCCAACtcctctgctcaaagcaggcACAGCTTTGAAGCTACAGCAGGTCGCCAAGGCTTTCTGCAGTCGAATATGAGATGTCCCCCGGGATGGAGGTTTTGTGACCTCTCTGGACTCCTGCTCCAGTACTGCACCACCTCCACTGTGAAGGTTCTCCTAACAGGTAATTGAAATTTCCCTTCATGTATCTTGAGTCTATTACCTCTTGTCCTTTCTATGTGCAGCCCTCCAGCCCTAACCATCTTGGTGATCTTTTCTGGCCTCAcaccagcacctcagtgtcttCCTTGTACTGGGATGCCCCATATTGGACTCGACACCCACATGTGGATCCATCCACATCCACACCCATCTCACACGTAGTCTCCTGTGCATCCAGATGCAGTCTCAGCAGTGCTCAGTCAAAAGGATTAAATCACTCCCCTCGATGTGCTTGCTGCAGTCATGCTAATACAGCCCAGTACACGGTGAaccttccctgctgcccagggaattAACTTGCCTGGACAGCAGCAAAACAGGTGGAGGACTGATCTTTAGACACAGCTTTAGGCTGAACGTGAAGCAGCCTATCTACCTGCTGTGCACAGCTAGGGGATGGAGCTGGCCGTATCTGCTGTGGCCAAAGCTCCTCTTCAGTGCAAAAGGTTGTATGCCAAGCACCAGTTCCCCAGCATTACCCATTGCCTTCCCTCTCCATTCTACTTTCTCAGGCTGCCACATCTTCCCATTAACTCCTCGTTTCATGGGCTTCATGTGGGCTGCATGGGCTCTGAAGTCTGACACTTCAGGTGAGGACAAACACATTCCCTGCACACATGGTACAGGTACACAGCCCTACCCATGCAACATGGCAAGGATCAAACTTGTGTGTCTCAGCATGggaacttttctttctttatccttCCAATACACTGTTGCTTCCTTCCAAAACAGATGTGAGCCATGGGAGCTTGTTTACCCAGGAGATTTCTGGGTTGAGGGGGAAGGATGTAGGATTTACTGGATTCCTACAGGGTTGGCAGGAATGGCAGTGCCCTGTTAGGTCCCTACAGGGAAGGTGCTCTTGGGTTACAGCCCAGCTTGGGGCTCAGATTGCCTGCTCACAGCTCAGCCTGCTCATAGCTTTGGTTATTGCTGAATTAGAACAGCCACTTTTCCTGTTGGATATCCCCCAGAAATGTCACAGCAGAGTTTCCCTTGCACATAATGGAAATAACCAAAGTAGAGACTCTGAGATGGAACTAGAGCAGATCCAGGGACAAGAACATCATTGGAaaagaggcagatattggtAGGCAAGGACACACTCCATGTCCTTGGAGTGTTTACTCTGTGGCTATAGCTGCTGCCGTTCTCTGTGTTGGCACCTGGCAGTcatctctgtgttttgctgGGGGTTCATGCCCAGGGAGCATAAAGGATGCAAAGACCTGGTGCCTCCAACCTAGTTTTTGTGCCCTATGGCAGACAGGGCTGGACCAAATGGATTGGCCAAAGTGCTGTCCTGTTCAGGATTTGGACTGTTGAAGCCTTCTTTGTCAATGACCAAAAACCCGTTAGTGATAGGTATGCTAAGAATATGGCAAGAAAATCACTAGTACAGCAACTTAAATGTTTCAACTTCatttacatatttcattttagcatCACGTGGCAATGGAAATTGCTAATATCAATAAAGACTGATCATGCTCCTggtcaaagaaaagaaagaaaactaaaaccaGTACCTGTAAGAAGTAGGAACTCATGGGATCCTCTTTGCTGTCCTCATTGTAGTACAGTCCTCCAACAATGAAGATCTGATTCTCTTTGGTCACCAGACTGACGTGGTTCTTTGGGATTTGAGCAGACAGGGAGGCAAAATAGCACTCGTTGGCAGTGGGATCATAGGCCACTGCTCCACTGTCGCTCACCATGAAAATGAGGTCCTGGAGGAACATCCCAAAGCGCATTGTGTCATTTAAGATCCCTGGAAGCACATCCTCCTCTGTATCTTCCTCCTCATCTACTGCTCCATTGACAACATTgccttttgcttgcttttcattgcttttcttcactttcttcttcttcaccACAGTGAATTTGCCTTGCTGGGCATCCTTCACCATCTGCAGTTTCttgagcagctctgggctggacTTCACCACAGCCTGCTTCTCCACGTGGTCCTTGATGTAGTCCTTGGGCATGAGGCGGAAGCGAATGCTCTCAAAGACAACAGGCAGGGCCTTCTTCCGGCTCTCCTGGTCCTTGGCGCCCACCCATTTCATCACCActtcaaagacattttcctccttctcaaTGTTGAGGGAGTCACTGGAGATGATAGCGATGAGCTCATCGGGTGAGAGCTGGTAGAATTCCTCATCACGGGAGACCAGTGTGAAGCGATCGCAGATGAAATCCCGAGCTGCCACGGCCAGCCGGGCGCAATCCAGCATCAAGCCCAGCCTGAAGATAGCCAAGCAGTTGCTGAGGCAAAGGCGCTTCTGCAAGAAGGACACACAGACGGTGAAGATGGAGGGGATCTGGAACATGTTGGCCACAGAGAAGATGTCCTGAACATTCTGCTCTGTGATCTCCAGCTCAGAGGTGTAGATGTAATGGAGGATCTTGCCCATGACATCTGGATCAACGTCTTCCAAGCTGACCTCCCTCTTCTTGCTCTCTTCCATGTCCGAGAGGAACATTGCCCGGAAATAGGGGCTGCAAGCTGCCAGCACCAGCCGATGGCAGGGAAACTCCTTTCCCTTGACTTTCAAGACACAGTCCAGAAACTTATTGTGGTCCAACATGTCTTTGAGTCCATCTTGAAGGAGAGTTTGCTGGTAGAGACGCAGTTCTTCCACTTGATCAAAAGGCAAACCCATGGTGGAGAGTAagagctcctttttttttttttcccctaagctttctctgtatctatttacaaatatatctatatatgtgCCTTTGGTAAAGAAACTTTCTCAAAGCAGGGCTCGCAGGTCTCCCTTGCTTCCAGACCGTCAGCACACTGGGAATGTGAAACGCTCGCTACTATCGCAGCTGTCTGTGTACTTCAGCCTCCAGCGTAGGGCTTTATATATAGCCACCGCGTTACAAAGCTTAAGGAATCCATTTTGGAGCATGTGTAAGCCGATCACCCTTTAATATGACACACTGGAcaagggggaagggagggggctgggggaaCAGCTGTACTTGCAGCCTCGATGCTTCAGGAACCGTCTGTCAGCCGATGAGTCACCGCGTCCCACGATGGAAGGACGTGGGCAACCCTATGACCCCTCCACCACCCTTGGGAAACATCCTCCGGATGAATCAAACACCCTAATCTGCCTTCTGGGTCATGAATGGGAGGGACGAGACCTCTGACACAGCTGAGCAGAACCTTCCCAAACTGCTAAATCTTTTGTGGTGGTAAAAACAGGCCGTGAATCGAAGCTGGGAAGATGCAAGAAGGGAGCGTCCGTGCGTTGTGGCATCCCTGAGTCCATCTTGTCCCTTCAAATAAAGAACCCATCTATGGTGGCAGTCACTAAAAGCCTGTCTACAGGAGGAGACTGCAGGAGTTTGGGAGAGGGATGGCTCTGCTTTGTCTGCAATATGTACGTTGGCCCCACCCACACAGTCTCTGGACACCTCATCACTAATAAATTAATCTTTTCCCCATGTTATTCAAGCACAAGTATCTGAGGCAGAACTAAATACAGAACAGTGAGCTTCATCTCACTGACTGAGACACCTAGATGCAGGTATCTACTGGTGAATTTGGGGTCTTCTGCTGAGGTCTACTGGGATTCCACCCTCAAGCTGAAGCTCAGAGACACAGTGGGACAAACTGACCGGCCTTCAGTGGGTGCTGCAGAAGAGCCGAGGGCTCTGTCAGGTCCTGCATCCTGCTTGAATGTCCATGGACATCACAGAGCCTCATGGGGCCTCAGATGGCTGCTCCAGGTCCAGCTCTCCCCATGGAGCTCACAAGGAAGCAAATTGGTTTGGGCAGACATGGGTAAGCAGAGTAACCATGATTATTTATAATTATGGTAAAATTTCTACAAGAGTTTGTTCTATCTCCATTATTATGGACCCTTTGGGCTTTCTGACACTCAGAGATGGCACAGATTTAATTAACGAATTAATTAGATCTATGCAAAGCCATTAGCCGCACTCTTCTTGGTGTATTTAAAGCCACATAACCCCTTACTCCGGCATGGGCGTGTTGATAAATATGCTTTGTGACCTGATGGTTATCTGAGTATTGAGGGAGGGGGTGACACTAGATGAGGCTGTACTGGTGAGGttccagcagcatcccaggcTGTACCGATATAGCAGGGCCGTAATCATGTGCTGATTTCAGCTCACATCATCAGCTCAGGATCAGAGACAAGATCCGAGGATGAGCACTGATCTTTCAGCTGGGTCACCCATCAGAAATATCCATTTGCTCCCAGATACCAGGGGCTGGACAACCCCatcctcccctctcccttccctctgtgTTAGTGTTCCACTTTTTCAATGTGGTCACGCTATTGTTTGGaattttcctcctctgcctttAATCTTCCCTCAGCCCtgacttgttttccttctcaccGTGCTGCTCAGTGGGTGCTGCCCTCCCAGGTTTGCTTCCACATTCCTCACATCACGAGATGCTGTCTCCTCTCACTGCTCATCGTAAGGTGACACCTCTAACTGCAGTGAGATCTACCCAACATGGCAGCCCCTATAGAAAATACGAACTCATATTTGTCCCTTGCCTGTGTGGGTGATCGGAAATGGGCACTGGCTCTGGCACAGGTGAATATCCCACCCTGGCACTGGTAGGAGATGAGCAATGGACTCAATACCATGAGCAACAGTGGCTCAGTGAGAGCAGGAAACCACTGATCCACCTTGGTGTGGAAGTCTCATCACTTTAGAGGTTGGTGGATTGATGGAAAACAGAGATATTTCCAAGCAAACAGGGCCTGAGAGCTGTTGTTTAGGGTTCATACTGACTGCAGATAGGCTTTTCTACCATCCAGTTTTCACTCTGGCATaggctcctccagcagcagaagtcaTCGGTTTGCCACCATTCACGGAGATGGAAAACTCATAGAGATGATCCCCTCAGGACAAGGTCCGCTGTCATCTGAGAAATGAGCAGCTGGATTTTGATTGCTTCCACCACTGTGCCCTGCTTTGGCAGGGAAACCAGACCCAGACCTCGCTGCCCAAGTGTGGAGCAGCCCTATTTCTGAATCCATCCAGGTCCACGTGGCCGAGATGGGATTTAccagctttcattttgctttgaaatgaatcCAGTTCTATCGTAGAGCTTGGTGAAAGGAGAGCCAGATGAACCACCAGAGGACTGAAATGCCTCAGAGACACCATGGTTATTCCACCTGGTCTTGGCTCTCCCACCCTGGGGCTGTTGTTCAGGCTCCCTACGGCCACAGGGATCTGATTCACCTTTGGGAGTCCATTCACTGCGCCCAAGTTGGACGGTTGCCTGAGATGGGAGGACTCTACTGAGGTCCATCTTTCTCCATTCACCTAAATCATGAATTCATCCTAGATATCCTTTAATGTTCCCAGTGCCTCCTACCCCCGGCAAAGATGGATGCCACCCTCACGAAGGCCTGTGGCAGCACTCACACCTGTGAGATGGGCGGCTCTGAGTATCTCTCAGCCAGCTGAGCCTGGTCTAATGGGACTACAGCGAATGAGTGGCACCCAGTGACCAGTGGACTAAGTCAGTTGTCTCCGAGTGAGCAACAGTCACCCCACTCAGGATGAGAATGAGTGGGAATGTATGGAAGCTGTCCTAAGCGGATGAGAAGTAGGAGGATCGCTCTCTTCCATACAGACTTTGAGAACAAGAAAGGCAAGTGCAAGAATTATAGCTGTGTCGGGTTAATAAAGGTGTCTAGTGTAGAACTACTCATCTGGATTTGTAATTGTAgtaaaaaattgcttttcttgctATCTCAGTCAGGTAATAACAGGGTTTGAGTAGATACTTTCCCCAGTGGCATATGCTGAAGCTGAGGGTCTTCTACACAAGGCTGAGCAGTGAGACATGGCCATGATAGCAGCACTTTGGTGCTCCTGGGCCACAGGACCCTTTTGGGCTTCTCACAGCAGTGATAACCAAGGGGATACCTTCAGGCAAAGACGGGCAACGTTCTCCCACGAGCTGTCCTCTAGCAGGTTGCTCTATCAGTGCCTAAGATTAGCTTCTGACAGCTCCAATAGATGTAGCTGCTGAGTAAATTTAGATCCTTAGTGAATGGGTTATTTTCTCTCCCAGACTATCCGGGCTGGGAGGGGAGTGCAGAGTCACCGGGCTTTGCCATGTGAGTCATCTTCTCCAACACCAGGAGATGGTGACTCTGTTTCCCTCCCTGTGCACCCAGGGGTGCTCACATAGACAGAGCCCTTGGACTCTGCAGCTCAGAGAGGTTTCAGCTGTCTGCGGGCACCTGCATGGAGGAGAAGAACTGGATTTCACGCTAGGAGAGAGCACATCATATCATAGCTGGCTTGGTGGTACAGAGTAAATTTGAGGTGTTAGAGAGGCACCTACCAAAGATCCAGCAGCAAAACTCCGTTAAAAAAGGTGTGCCTGGCAACTGAAGGGGTTCTATGGATGTGACTGGAGATGCAACCA
This genomic interval carries:
- the KLHL40 gene encoding kelch-like protein 40; protein product: MGLPFDQVEELRLYQQTLLQDGLKDMLDHNKFLDCVLKVKGKEFPCHRLVLAACSPYFRAMFLSDMEESKKREVSLEDVDPDVMGKILHYIYTSELEITEQNVQDIFSVANMFQIPSIFTVCVSFLQKRLCLSNCLAIFRLGLMLDCARLAVAARDFICDRFTLVSRDEEFYQLSPDELIAIISSDSLNIEKEENVFEVVMKWVGAKDQESRKKALPVVFESIRFRLMPKDYIKDHVEKQAVVKSSPELLKKLQMVKDAQQGKFTVVKKKKVKKSNEKQAKGNVVNGAVDEEEDTEEDVLPGILNDTMRFGMFLQDLIFMVSDSGAVAYDPTANECYFASLSAQIPKNHVSLVTKENQIFIVGGLYYNEDSKEDPMSSYFLQYDHLDSDWLGMPPLPSPRCLFGLGEAENSIFVVGGKELKEGEKTLDSVLCYDRLSFKWGEADSLPYAVYGHAVVSHKDLVYVIGGKGSDKKCLKKMCVYNPNKFEWKELAPMKTARSLFGATVHKDKIYVAAGVTDSGLTNSVEVYDIATNKWDTFPEFPQERSSVSLVSLSGVLYLLGGFATVETESGELVPTELNDVWRYDEEQKKWEGVLREIQYASGATFLPVRLNVLRLTKM